A genome region from Anastrepha obliqua isolate idAnaObli1 chromosome 4, idAnaObli1_1.0, whole genome shotgun sequence includes the following:
- the LOC129244110 gene encoding uncharacterized protein LOC129244110: MEDSEHISVLMEGSEIPPAATIGEADKPSNDTATGIGSTFTAGSAPYCHASTPTTHPSTFTVPGVNNASMITSVHGTQPHYMVYSTSAPLFQTAAVNAFTSTCGPGIANGAIPNLTSAVMPCSALTYSTFGNTFRPFCSQTNMHSRVAPPPNTSVFMQPNIMPSCNQTRDPSYNVFSQYSTSDVNLTPTQISSRQVITKDLPTFSGRPEDWPLFITNYEQSTERCGFTDQENLIRLQKCLKGPALEAVRGRLMMPATVGLAINTLRMLYGRPDIIHQTMQMKLRQEPAVRADKLETLIAFSLAVQNYRATIQAVGLADYLNDPVLLNDLIAKLPSDLRLNWGGYRMSLGRVDIAVFDDWLFGLATCASQVTRCEPPTTTAAFENIEVKKGRNSHNARILVHEVIGKNLEVNAKVTICPKCGANHKLSDCAEFTALSRSDRWLFVREKKLCLRCFNSHYVRRCNLKNRCGVDGCQMAHNALLHTPVPVKSNVGHEQTALYHERHSGSPKEKQNSLFRYVAVTVRSASKSVDTYALIDEGASCTLIENELADYLELDGPSEALCLRWTNETTQSENNSKFVSFEIASTQLGSPNYMLRGVRTIAHLGLPVQTLDRDTMEKHAHLRGLPILPYNGARARILIGVDNAKVCVPIEVKESSTSNLIAARCRLGWTVYGRDTSEHAVMPRVLHICSCDPTSRDRMDEQMKAYFAIDAIGVYAPAKPLRSKDDERALQLMEKFTKFLPTEKRWETRLLWKQDVVDLPDSLPMARRRLMCLEAKMKRDPELHRFIVDKIDDYKKKGYIRKLESLETSIGGRSWYLPIFTVLNVNKNKTRLVWDAAAKAGNTALNNMLLKGPDQLNSMMGILLRFREKPFAICGDLREMFHQIKVAKEDQVAQKFLWRDANYVKNQNAQRFSENYPEAVQAIINNTFVDDWLQSADNEEELSRLATVVRWIHNEGGFEMRNWVSNSKKTLTALSANSTLLSRYFEEPEATIEKVLGMWWLPASDELTFVEKFPKEVFDEHTFPSKRQVLRTIMKIFDPLGLLGYVIIQAKIILQDIWRSGVNWDEPIREDDRSNWWNWLKRISSINNVKIPRCYLLSSCSQSNQLHIFVDASINAYAAVAYLRAEVGNAVNCSLLASKTRVTPLKPISIPRLELMAAVLGLRLAIFIGKQLSVQVSRRIFWTDSKNVICWVRSDARKFHQFVALRVGEILEGSSAKEWRWLPSSENIADEGTKWSDVRNFDDNARWFRGPKFLAQPESSWPVGELVGATSELHHISTSTPLFPTLSVISPDVRRFSTWERLLSTQQIVLRFLRRILKFTPRSLLRLFELRDIQAAEQILISVSQENAFSEEVKSLQHGQNIQRQSAIYKWSPYLDEVGILRVKGRIDFLEGVAVDVKRPIILPKNHTVTRLIIDFYHRKFHHHHNEIIVNEMRQRYCVGALRSMVKECAKRCQICRNRKAKPQPPQMGSLPVERLSPFTRPFTFTGVDYFGPIDVAVGRRREKRWGVLFTCLTSRAVHIEIAASLSTETFLLMLKFPNRIGDRVLLVADIQVNTSGGKKSE; this comes from the exons AAGACTCCGAACATATTAGCGTACTTATGGAAGGCAGTGAAATACCACCGGCGGCGACCATTGGTGAGGCTGACAAGCCTAGCAACGACACAGCAACTGGAATTGGATCGACATTCACAGCTGGTAGTGCACCGTATTGTCACGCATCAACGCCCACTACTCACCCTTCCACATTTACAGTACCGGGCGTGAACAACGCATCCATGATAACATCAGTTCATGGAACTCAACCGCACTACATGGTATATAGCACCAGTGCACCGCTGTTTCAAACCGCGGCAGTCAATGCATTTACAAGCACGTGTGGGCCCGGCATTGCTAATGGTGCCATACCTAACCTCACTTCGGCTGTTATGCCTTGTAGCGCGCTAACCTATTCAACGTTCGGCAATACATTTCGGCCATTTTGTTCACAGACGAATATGCATAGCCGCGTGGCACCACCACCGAATACTTCTGTTTTCATGCAGCCGAACATTATGCCATCGTGTAACCAAACGCGCGACCCCTCTTATAACGTTTTCAGCCAATATAGCACATCCGACGTCAATTTAACACCAACGCAGATTTCCAGCAGGCAAGTGATAACCAAGGATTTACCGACCTTTTCCGGCAGGCCTGAGGACTGGCCCCTATTCATCACGAATTACGAGCAGTCTACCGAGCGATGTGGCTTCACCGATCAAGAAAACCTGATCAGACTACAAAAGTGTTTAAAGGGACCAGCTCTCGAAGCGGTGCGTGGTAGGTTAATGATGCCAGCAACAGTAGGTCTGGCAATCAACACATTGAGAATGCTTTATGGTAGGCCTGACATTATTCATCAAACAATGCAGATGAAATTGAGACAAGAGCCAGCAGTTAGGGCCGATAAATTGGAAACGCTCATAGCATTTTCACTTGCAGTGCAAAACTATCGCGCTACGATCCAGGCGGTAGGCCTGGCCGATTATTTAAACGATCCTGTGTTGCTTAATGACTTGATAGCCAAATTGCCAAGCGATCTAAGGCTCAATTGGGGCGGCTATCGTATGTCGCTCGGTCGCGTCGACATTGCGGTGTTTGACGATTGGCTTTTCGGACTTGCTACATGCGCGAGTCAAGTAACAAGATGTGAGCCACCCACAACCACAGCTgcctttgaaaatattgaagtaaAGAAAGGCCGCAATTCCCACAACGCGAGAATTTTAGTTCATGAAgttatcggaaaaaatttagaGGTAAACGCGAAGGTGACTATATGCCCAAAGTGTGGCGCCAACCATAAGCTGTCAGACTGTGCAGAATTTACTGCGCTCTCGCGAAGTGATCGATGGCTGTTTGTACgagagaaaaaactttgctTACGCTGTTTCAATTCTCACTATGTTCGCCGATGCAATCTGAAGAATAGGTGTGGGGTTGACGGCTGCCAGATGGCACACAACGCTCTTCTGCATACGCCTGTTCCCGTTAAGAGCAACGTCGGTCATGAGCAAACGGCGCTATACCACGAACGTCATTCAGGCTCACCAAAGGAGAAGCAGAACTCGCTATTCAGGTACGTCGCCGTTACTGTTCGTAGCGCATCCAAATCTGTTGACACCTATGCACTCATCGACGAAGGCGCGTCTTGTACTTTAATTGAGAATGAGCTTGCAGATTATCTTGAATTGGACGGGCCGTCCGAGGCGTTGTGTCTGCGATGGACTAACGAAACTACTCAAAGCGAAAATAACTCCAAGTTTGTAAGTTTTGAGATCGCATCGACACAGTTGGGCTCTCCAAACTACATGTTAAGAGGTGTACGCACTATTGCTCATTTAGGCCTGCCTGTTCAAACATTGGACCGCGATACCATGGAGAAGCATGCCCATCTCAGAGGTCTACCTATACTACCATATAACGGTGCTAGGGCTCGAATTCTTATCGGAGTCGACAACGCGAAAGTCTGTGTGCCAATTGAAGTTAAGGAGAGTAGCACCTCCAACCTGATTGCTGCTAGATGCCGGCTGGGATGGACCGTTTACGGTCGAGACACATCTGAACACGCAGTGATGCCCCGCGTGCTCCACATCTGCAGCTGCGATCCTACGAGCAGGGACCGAATGGACGAACAGATGAAGGCGTATTTTGCTATCGACGCTATCGGTGTCTATGCGCCAGCTAAACCGCTTCGGTCAAAGGATGATGAACGTGCTTTACAATTGATGGAAAAATTCACCAAGTTTTTGCCGACAGAGAAGAGATGGGAAACAAGATTGCTATGGAAACAAGACGTCGTCGATTTACCCGATTCACTTCCTATGGCGCGCCGTCGACTAATGTGCTTGGAAGCCAAGATGAAGCGGGATCCTGAACTCCACCGTTTTATCGTCGACAAAATTGACGATTACAAGAAAAAGGGTTACATACGCAAATTGGAGTCACTTGAAACATCGATAGGTGGCAGATCGTGGTACCTTCCCATATTCACGGTGCTCAacgttaacaaaaacaaaactagatTGGTATGGGACGCTGCAGCCAAAGCTGGAAATACTGCACTTAACAACATGCTGTTAAAAGGACCTGATCAGCTAAATTCGATGATGGGCATTCTTCTTCGATTCCGCGAAAAGCCTTTTGCAATATGCGGGGATTTACGCGAGATGTTTCACCAAATTAAGGTAGCCAAAGAGGACCAAGTGGCGCAGAAGTTTTTATGGCGCGACG CGAACTacgtaaaaaaccaaaatgcacAACGTTTTTCCGAAAACTATCCCGAAGCTGTACAAGCCATTATAAATAACACGTTCGTCGATGATTGGCTTCAGAGTGCAGACAATGAGGAAGAGTTATCGCGTTTGGCTACTGTTGTTCGCTGGATCCATAACGAAGGAGGTTTCGAGATGCGAAACTGGGTATCCAATTCCAAGAAAACTTTGACTGCACTCTCTGCTAACAGCACGCTGCTGTCCAGATATTTTGAGGAACCTGAAGCTACTATCGAAAAGGTGCTTGGAATGTGGTGGTTACCAGCGTCGGATGAGCTCACCTTTGTGGAAAAGTTTCCTAAAGAAGTTTTTGATGAGCACACATTCCCATCGAAGCGACAAGTTTTGCGTACGATCATGAAAATATTCGATCCCCTTGGACTGCTCGGGTATGTCATCATACAAGCAAAAATCATCCTACAGGACATTTGGCGTTCAGGTGTTAATTGGGACGAGCCTATCAGAGAGGATGATCGCAGTAACTGGTGGAACTGGTTGAAAAGAATTTCTTCGATAAACAACGTCAAAATTCCTCGGTGCTACTTACTTTCCAGCTGTAGCCAGAGTAACCAGTTGCACATTTTCGTGGATGCAAGTATCAACGCTTATGCTGCTGTGGCGTATTTGCGTGCTGAAGTTGGTAACGCGGTGAACTGTTCATTGCTGGCTTCGAAGACAAGGGTCACACCATTGAAGCCCATTTCAATACCGAGGTTGGAGTTAATGGCAGCAGTTCTGGGCCTGCGGTTGGCAATTTTTATAGGCAAGCAACTTTCTGTTCAGGTAAGCCGTAGAATTTTTTGGACAGATTCGAAAAACGTGATATGCTGGGTGCGTTCAGATGCAAGAAAGTTCCACCAATTTGTTGCGTTACGTGTCGGCGAAATTCTTGAGGGTTCCAGCGCTAAAGAGTGGAGGTGGTTGCCATCTTCTGAAAACATCGCTGATGAGGGCACAAAATGGTCCGACGTTCGCAATTTTGACGACAATGCACGCTGGTTTCGAGGGCCAAAGTTCTTAGCCCAGCCCGAATCTAGTTGGCCTGTAGGGGAGCTAGTAGGCGCTACATCAGAGCTGCACCACATAAGTACAAGTACACCATTGTTCCCCACCCTGTCAGTAATTTCTCCAGACGTACGAAGGTTTAGCACATGGGAGAGACTGCTTTCCACACAACAAATTGTTTTGCGTTTCCTGCGCCGGATCTTGAAGTTTACGCCACGTTCGCTACTAAGACTTTTCGAATTGCGCGATATTCAAGCAGCAGAGCAAATTCTTATTTCCGTAAGCCAGGAAAATGCGTTTAGCGAAGAAGTCAAAAGCCTACAACACGGTCAAAATATTCAACGGCAGTCTGCTATATATAAATGGTCGCCGTATCTGGACGAGGTTGGGATTCTTCGCGTGAAAGGTCGAATCGACTTCTTAGAAGGAGTAGCAGTCGATGTTAAGCGACCTATAATACTACCGAAAAATCATACAGTAACGCGTTTGATAATTGATTTTTACCATAGAAAATTTCACCACCATCATAATGAGATTATTGTCAATGAGATGCGCCAGCGATACTGCGTCGGTGCTTTGCGATCGATGGTAAAGGAGTGCGCCAAAAGATGCCAAATATGTCGCAATCGTAAAGCTAAGCCGCAACCGCCTCAAATGGGAAGTCTACCTGTAGAACGACTGTCACCATTTACAAGGCCATTCACGTTTACAGGAGTGGACTATTTTGGCCCTATCGACGTAGCTGTTGGCCGGCGGCGTGAAAAACGTTGGGGCGTGTTATTTACGTGCCTGACGAGTCGTGCCGTTCACATCGAGATCGCCGCGTCGTTGTCGACGGAGACATTCCTGCTAATGTTGAAGTT